One stretch of Nicotiana tabacum cultivar K326 chromosome 18, ASM71507v2, whole genome shotgun sequence DNA includes these proteins:
- the LOC107819309 gene encoding uncharacterized protein LOC107819309 encodes MVFREGEREEYGRHFSCKDLNELVVEVMRKNDRLMAIKIVVGGYTLNGILSIKKLIIRDDFNGHIGRLPGGYDGVHSCFGFEDRNGGGTSLLEYAKYFELVIANSCYPKKAEHLITFRSMVAKTQIDYLLLRKCDRGLCTNCKVISSENLTTRHMFLIMELEVRWTIKKRHMSGTPRVRWGALTKDKA; translated from the exons ATGGTATTCAGGGAGGGTGAGAGGGAAGAATATGGTAGGCATTTTAGTTGTAAGGATCTAAATGAGCTAGTGGTTGAGGTTATGAGGAAGAATGACAGGTTGATGGCTATTAAGATAGTCGTGGGAGGGTATACTTTGAAT GGTATACTGTCCATCAAGAAGCTTATTATAAGGGATGATTTTAACGGCCACATTGGGAGGTTGCCTGGGGGATATGACGGTGTGCATAGTTGCTTCGGTTTTGAAGATAGAAACGGAGGAGGTACTTCGCTGTTGGAGTACGCTAAATATTTTGAGCTGGTGATCGCTAACTCGTGTTACCCGAAGAAGGCGGAGCACCTGATAACGTTTCGGAGTATGGTTGCCAAGACCCAGATTGATTATCTACTTCTCCGAAAATGTGATAGAGGTCTATGCACGAATTGCAAGGTCATCTCAAGTGAGAATCTTACGACCCGACATATGTTTTTGATTATGGAATTAGAGGTCAGGTGGACGATTAAGAAGAGGCATATGTCTGGCACACCTAGGGTTAGGTGGGGTGCATTGACTAAGGACAAGGCCTAG